A region from the Streptomyces lydicus genome encodes:
- a CDS encoding RNA-directed DNA polymerase, whose product MRALFLDKAWARLYGGHGQSEIPDVINLEDIKSSWPLFRSEVLSSLRSGQVGPDYVEIIDLPKNPVSVRPIARLSVHDRLVYDTLVFAIGDLIDQQIRDTVYSARWNNGGKEFWTPVNSWVSMQKKGVEIINSAPFQLARTDVVSFYEHIDVSTLSLDLQALEANPRVLERLQKYLLMFQSSSHAWGIPQGPDASGILANMYLLPVDEFIHRAGVKYLRYSDDMMLFDTDWSSLRSILLEINSILRSRRLSMSSAKTNIYEHSDSVTQLEDLEKDAINYGLKIGEVGAGERLYKLFTEATVPPQRDRDIKFSLYRMGEWEKDDRAIPWVMDNLIDSHHLANKLLDYLECFPNRRLPIGRALSSTLGRVAEKGYDHLEQRILQSATRQKIRSRRIKDFAWAILQNKNKSNLPREFAARYIGRFSSPADGQLLRRQYENEANTSVRRALLVAMYEARSVSTDLLRRLASSDSELAWVCRYLLTDPAVPLPR is encoded by the coding sequence GTGCGCGCTCTCTTTTTGGACAAGGCCTGGGCAAGGCTCTACGGCGGACATGGGCAATCAGAGATCCCGGATGTCATAAACCTGGAAGACATAAAATCGAGCTGGCCACTTTTTCGATCCGAAGTGCTAAGCAGCTTGAGGAGCGGGCAGGTTGGGCCTGACTACGTAGAAATAATTGACCTGCCGAAGAACCCAGTAAGCGTACGCCCCATAGCGCGACTATCAGTTCATGACAGGCTCGTCTACGACACTCTGGTATTCGCCATCGGCGATCTAATTGACCAACAAATTAGAGATACGGTTTATAGCGCACGATGGAACAATGGAGGAAAGGAATTCTGGACCCCCGTCAACTCATGGGTGTCGATGCAGAAAAAAGGTGTAGAAATTATCAATTCTGCACCGTTTCAACTGGCCCGAACCGACGTGGTCTCCTTCTATGAACACATCGACGTGAGTACGCTTTCTCTCGACCTCCAGGCACTGGAGGCCAATCCGAGAGTCCTGGAGCGTCTGCAAAAGTATTTGCTCATGTTTCAGTCTTCAAGCCATGCTTGGGGAATCCCGCAAGGCCCTGATGCCTCAGGGATCCTCGCCAACATGTACCTACTGCCAGTCGATGAATTCATCCATCGGGCTGGAGTTAAATACTTGCGATATTCGGACGATATGATGTTGTTCGATACCGACTGGTCTTCCCTGCGCAGCATCTTGTTGGAGATAAACTCAATTTTGCGTTCCCGTCGACTATCCATGTCTTCGGCAAAGACCAACATCTACGAACATTCGGATTCAGTAACGCAGCTTGAAGATCTGGAGAAGGATGCCATCAATTACGGCCTGAAGATCGGCGAAGTCGGGGCCGGAGAGCGTTTGTACAAGTTGTTTACGGAGGCCACTGTACCCCCTCAGAGAGATCGCGACATTAAGTTTTCTCTCTACCGGATGGGTGAGTGGGAGAAGGATGACCGGGCCATTCCGTGGGTAATGGATAACCTGATCGATAGCCATCACTTGGCCAACAAGCTACTCGACTACCTTGAATGCTTCCCGAATCGCCGACTGCCAATTGGGCGCGCTCTCTCTTCCACGCTCGGCCGGGTGGCCGAGAAGGGTTACGATCATCTCGAACAGCGCATACTGCAGTCAGCCACTCGCCAGAAGATAAGATCGCGGAGAATTAAAGATTTCGCATGGGCCATCCTGCAGAACAAGAACAAGTCGAACTTGCCCCGAGAATTTGCTGCGCGATATATCGGTCGCTTCAGCTCGCCAGCTGACGGGCAGCTCTTGCGGCGCCAATACGAGAACGAGGCCAATACCAGCGTTCGACGTGCGCTGCTCGTTGCAATGTACGAAGCTCGGTCAGTCTCGACGGATCTTTTGCGGCGACTGGCTTCCTCTGATTCTGAACTGGCTTGGGTGTGTCGCTACCTTTTGACGGATCCGGCTGTGCCGTTGCCTCGCTAG
- a CDS encoding GntR family transcriptional regulator produces MQPVPSRRHVIADDIRTKISTGRIKTGERLPSEAQLASRYAVSTPTLRSALAVLQSEGLVEKIHGKGNFVRYPRRRITYVGGACTLRTEPRPESALRVSIRTTNLQANGQLIGLLGVSASSPLTEFLCLSHEGKSPHSLARIYVPRDLSPADVPAESHCCKSVEAKLAELRPPLAEVRERVCARPPTPQEAATLRISSALAVLAITRVATDHTGRVVEAALLVLPGDRTEAFFITHRMTDERTNGG; encoded by the coding sequence ATGCAGCCCGTGCCCTCTCGCCGCCACGTCATCGCCGATGACATCCGGACCAAGATCTCGACCGGCCGGATCAAGACCGGCGAACGTCTCCCTTCCGAGGCCCAGCTCGCTTCCCGCTACGCGGTCAGCACACCAACGCTGAGAAGCGCCCTCGCAGTCCTCCAGAGTGAAGGACTCGTCGAGAAGATCCACGGCAAGGGCAACTTCGTCCGCTACCCCCGCCGCAGAATCACGTACGTCGGCGGTGCTTGCACACTCAGGACAGAGCCCCGGCCCGAGTCAGCGTTACGCGTCAGCATCCGCACCACCAACCTCCAGGCGAATGGTCAACTCATTGGCCTGCTGGGGGTGTCGGCAAGCAGCCCCCTCACCGAATTCCTCTGCCTCAGCCACGAGGGGAAGTCACCTCACAGTCTCGCTCGCATCTACGTCCCTCGCGATCTGTCGCCGGCTGACGTTCCCGCCGAATCCCACTGCTGCAAGAGCGTTGAGGCAAAGCTGGCAGAGCTCCGCCCGCCCCTGGCCGAGGTACGGGAACGAGTCTGCGCCCGTCCTCCGACACCACAGGAAGCGGCGACCCTTCGAATCAGCTCAGCGCTGGCAGTGCTCGCGATCACACGCGTGGCGACCGACCACACGGGACGTGTGGTCGAGGCGGCGCTCCTGGTGCTACCCGGCGACCGCACCGAGGCCTTCTTCATCACCCACCGCATGACCGACGAGAGGACAAACGGAGGATGA
- a CDS encoding GntR family transcriptional regulator produces the protein MPEQPPYLRIADELRRRIAEHEWAPGDRLPSRAQIAQESGVGENVIRRAQELLISQGVLEGHAGSGTYVAAPRQRVRMVRSSAREQPNGSPFRADMKALGKQGDWESRTEAKVPAPAEIASRLGVDEGDLCVRTVYEFLADGKPVQLSTSWEPYDLTGGTLVVLPEGGPHAGAGVVNRMAEIGITISHAVEQPEPRQANAEEASLLGIQKASLVTHIRRTYYSDQGRPVETADIIVPAALCEIVYEIPIGR, from the coding sequence ATGCCTGAGCAGCCGCCGTATCTACGCATCGCTGACGAGCTCCGGCGACGCATCGCGGAGCATGAGTGGGCGCCGGGGGACCGGCTCCCGTCGCGCGCCCAGATCGCCCAGGAAAGCGGCGTCGGTGAGAACGTGATCCGCCGGGCCCAAGAGCTGCTGATCTCTCAGGGAGTGCTGGAAGGGCACGCCGGATCAGGCACGTACGTTGCCGCTCCTCGTCAGCGCGTACGCATGGTCCGCTCCTCGGCGCGCGAGCAGCCCAACGGCTCCCCGTTCCGCGCGGACATGAAGGCCCTGGGCAAGCAAGGGGATTGGGAGAGTCGGACCGAGGCGAAGGTGCCGGCGCCGGCGGAGATCGCGTCGCGCCTCGGTGTCGACGAGGGCGACCTGTGTGTTCGTACCGTGTACGAGTTCCTGGCCGACGGGAAGCCGGTGCAGCTGTCGACGAGCTGGGAGCCGTACGACCTCACGGGCGGCACGCTCGTCGTTCTCCCGGAGGGTGGGCCACACGCCGGGGCCGGCGTGGTGAACCGCATGGCCGAGATCGGCATCACGATCAGCCACGCCGTGGAGCAGCCGGAGCCGCGGCAAGCGAATGCCGAGGAAGCCTCACTCCTTGGCATCCAGAAGGCCAGCCTGGTCACGCACATTCGGCGGACGTACTACAGCGACCAGGGGCGGCCCGTGGAGACGGCGGACATCATCGTCCCCGCCGCGCTCTGCGAGATCGTCTACGAGATTCCCATCGGTCGTTAG
- a CDS encoding VOC family protein, which yields MSVRRLNHAVLYVRDVARSVAFYTEALGLTVGMEVPGQAAFLSAPGSLNDHDLALFAVGAQAPGPEAGRVGLYHLAWEIGTLGELVAAHAQLVERGALVGLSDHLVAKSLYAKDPDGNEFEVMWRVPREDWPGPDQPERLRPLDLAEALQRWGPDLATGAAAGSAT from the coding sequence ATGTCCGTACGACGTCTGAACCACGCGGTGCTTTACGTCCGTGATGTGGCGCGGTCGGTGGCGTTCTACACCGAGGCGCTGGGGCTCACGGTGGGGATGGAGGTGCCGGGACAGGCCGCTTTCCTCAGTGCTCCCGGCTCACTCAATGATCATGATCTGGCGCTGTTCGCGGTGGGAGCACAGGCACCGGGGCCCGAGGCAGGGCGGGTCGGGCTCTACCACCTGGCCTGGGAGATCGGCACGCTCGGTGAGCTGGTCGCGGCCCATGCACAGCTCGTCGAGCGGGGCGCGTTGGTGGGGCTGAGTGATCACCTCGTCGCCAAGTCGCTGTACGCCAAGGACCCGGACGGCAACGAGTTCGAGGTGATGTGGCGGGTCCCGCGGGAGGACTGGCCGGGACCGGATCAGCCGGAGCGGCTGCGGCCACTCGACCTGGCGGAGGCGCTGCAGCGCTGGGGACCGGATCTGGCGACCGGGGCGGCGGCCGGTTCGGCCACCTGA